From the Geotrypetes seraphini chromosome 8, aGeoSer1.1, whole genome shotgun sequence genome, the window AGAGACGGAGCAGCCGAGCGAAGCGCATTCTGCCGACAGGCAGGGTCCTGCTCCAGCGTGTCGCTCGCGCACAGCAGTGGGAGCAGCGCCGCCATCGCCGCTTCTGGACACTGCGGGAGCCCCCGCGCCTGCGCATCACCCTGGCACGCGGAAGCGAGCGGCAGTTGGTTGCAGAGCGCGCGAGGCCAGCTTTTCAGCCCTTCTCGAGGGGGTGGGGCAGGCTGGTGAGGAGCTCGGAGGCTGCTGCTGTTCTTCCACCGTGTCGCggtggctggctgcggtcccggcttgtggaggtgatcggcggctggctgcagtCCCGTCTGGAGTcctggtgacgtagtaagcgcgcatgcgcactcgtgccaccACAtcccgacggatcagggaacacacggtgcgagtgcacatgcgcgcttagcgttttattattatagatgggaCTCTGCTATGTTCAGATTTCTCTCTTTACATAGTGGACTAAGGAGTGCTGGGCTGTGGGCCTAATTGTGTAAAGAAACCCACCCACAAGTCTTTTCTTCCTTTCAGGTAGTTCTATAAATAAAAGTAGAAGCTGACTAAATGAAATtataaaggaaagtttttaaaatgCATGGTACAGGGTTTGGGTTGGATCTGGAGGAAGCCGCAGTGGTTTGCACTAACATGAGGCATTATtgattgtgagttcaaatcctaccctgctccttgtgaccctgggcaggccactcaatccttcattgccccaggtatattagatagattgtgaactcacCATGATAGAGAGGGAAAATGgttgagtgcctgattgtaaagtgcttagaaaaccttgataggcagtaaataaatatcttaaataaatttatttttatttttcagagcAACTGAGGGAACATGAACATTCCTCCAACCAGCCTGGCAGTAGCATCtttggcccggattctcaaaAACCCACTGAATGTTAGTCGCTGGCGAGGGCCTAGATCGTGCCTGCCAGTGACTAACTTAAGGGTTTTAATTGGTTCTAAATGGTGCAATAATTGGTCACACCGTTAAAAACCTATTAAAACCAAATCAAAACATGGACCagcacaatgatgtcacacatgcacgtgtgcatttgatgtcatcacagcgatgGCCTcacatgcgcaaaggcttccagatgtggcCTCTGAACTCAGGATTTTCAAAACCCCtgacaaactaccaggttttggaaattcctCCAGGCGCCTAGAAAGGGTTTTCCTGgacttatggtaaccctaatcaagtGGCCATTCTCTAATTTGTTGAGTAGTGGTGTACAGCTATGCAGTGAACCCTCTGAAGGTGAATATTCAACAGTGAAACACAGTTTTTTGGTCTTTTTATTGCAAATAATCCATGTACTATACACAACTAATTTGTAATACTTTAAAATTGCTGCTATAACAACTGTTTTGCTACTGAAAACACCTGAGTTCTAGCAGGATGCAAAGATGTTTAAAGGTTTTTTGAGACTACAATGGTCCCTCCCATCTCTTCCATTTACTTGGTCCAGTCTTCAACTTGCAGAGATTCTAGAACATATATAATCACAGTGTTTATGCTCCAGACTTATTAAAGTGTTCTGTCATAacaagggttaccatatgtctggggaaacccagacatgtcctctataTAGGGGACTGTCCAGGTATCCAGACGGGTTTTTAAATAGTGGAGTCTGTCCAGGTTTGGCAGGGCCAGCTTACAAAGAATCCAGTGGCTCTCCTACCATCAACCTGCCCCGGAAGCTGCCTCTATGCAAGTCTCAACTccgcaggaacaggaagttgctgcagaagtTGCTGCAGAAAGGCAGGCCGACATATTGCTGAGCTGCCAGTAGCCTGAAGAAAATAGAATTGCAGCACTGAGAAGGTAAGAGAGGGAGAACCACCGGATTCTTTGCAAGCTGACCCTGCCAAACTAGTTTCAGGGGGAAGTGTCCTCATTTTTTTCATgccaaaaatatggtaaccctagtcataaTCAATTATGGAGATTATCAGGAGCTCTAAGGCCAGAGGTATCCACAAAACAGTGATCAAAACAGAAAAAATCTTTAGAGTCACAACTCAGCCACAGAATACAGTCAAACATGGTAATATTGCAtgagatggttttaagaaaggtttggacaatttcctggaggaaaagtccatagtctgttatggcgaaagacatgggagaagtcactgcttgccctggatcagtagcatggaatgttactactccttgagattctagaatcttgtttctctGAGATTCCGGAATTTTGCTGTTCCatgggattctgtatagaatgttgctactttttgggtttttgctaggtactagtgacctggattggccaccatgagaacgggctagtgggcttgatggacttgtggtctgacccagtaaggctattcttagtttCTTATGAGGTTGCGGTTCCTTACGAAGTGTCTTAACATCTACATTAATTTTGTTCTGGTTGAGGTTTAAGGAAATCATTTAGAAGGTGGAATCATTAGGACAATCCATGCGGCCTGTAGTTCagcttttcaaggtctctctgtCAGTGTTATTCTCTTTTCCTCCACGCTACCATGCTTCTCTTCCCATCTCGGGCTTAGCTCATGGAGCAGGTGACAGAAAAATGTTGAAGAATATGGCAAAGAGCACACAGATGAAATAGGCAGCAAGAGCGATCCAGAAGCGGGGATCTTTGATCAAGTTTTTGTCAAAGCTGCTGAAGACCACGTAACCAATGGTCATTCCAGCCATACCACCAGCAATGTGGGCCACAAAGGAGACCTTCAGGAAAAGAAAGGTCGTTAGACAAAGTTTGTGAAATGATAAAACATTAAACCAGATTAGATTTTGCAATAGCAAGAACCTACTACTGATCAATCGCCAGGCGCTTTTTTCTCTGGTCATCACTCTCTTTCGCAAAGTGGTGGTGGTTAGCTGGAAATAGCTACCTGCAGCAGTAACCATACTAATGACAGGATTTAAGCAAGCTTGGGGGGGATACGATGTCAGGCGGGCATGCCAGGGGGAAAAGGAGCCAAGAGGCGTTGCTTAAGAGAGATAATTGAAACCAGTAGGGAGAtttcaggtagagaatgacacggtgacaaaattcatcaccgtccccgtgggaaataatcccatgtcattttctagtatctatttcaacctcagtccttctacaccagcaatcttcaaagcaaagcttgcggatcagtggttgtggccattcatactctgattcttatgtgagccaaggataatgaagccattgtgacaatcactgatgtgattggctcttaggaactggtggaatgaggcattatgacaacacaatatctgctctggataccagagactgtcattctgtagtgtctgtttcaacctcagtccttctacaccagcaatcttcaaagcaaagcttgcgggtcagtggctgtgcccaattatactctgattcttccctctctccttaaagaatgacatgaagatggtttcccgcggggacggtgatgaattttgtcaccgtgtcattctctaatttcaggCCTCAAGAGTCCTTGAATCAACAATCTTGTAAGGGAATTTTCAAAACGTAGAGTTTCCATTTAAAAATTTTGGACCAGCGGGTTCCCATGAACTCAGCAGCAACATGAAAGCGAGTGTGTCACTTTCGCAATGAAATCGCCACATGATTTTCCTATCCCCATCCCTGCCACCTATTTTTACTCTAgttattcattttatttcatttttagagTCTTAGTGAGAAACGCAGCTAAAAGTGTGCATGCAGTCATCCAGGGCATGTACCTCTTAGCTGCTTTCACAGGGGGGGAAAGGTAGCTTTCACGGGTAAACATGCTTTCACCAAGGTAAATCTTTGGATTCTTGCTGTCAAGAAACAAAGGTGTAGGGTCTAAACTCTAAGTGAACATTGTAACCGACACAACCAGGACAATAAAACTCTGTACagctcaattttcagactctccATAGTGCTTAAAACCAGGTAATAAAGACCAGGGTTGTGGAGTCTGAGTTGGTTTCGGTAAAAACATACCAACTCTAgctccagcttcaaaataaacaagaaaacatcctatataataaaaggctaactcgcgcatgcgcacttctatttgcgtgttccgtgcgctgtaggtctgtggccgaaggagtgcgcatgcgcgcgaatacgtcaccacccgatcgcctccacaagccggaccgcagccagacgacgatctccgttcctcctgccgccgccgatctccgttcctcctttgctgcccactcccttctcttcccgcgggccctcatggcgattccagcagcatgtgcatcagtcttcacacgctgcttcgggcccttctactgccctgatttgctctgccgcgtctctgatgatgtcatcagggacgtgcctgAGTAAATtaggcagtagaaggacccgaagcagcgtgtggagactgatgcacacACTGCTGTaatcaccacgtttgtagtccggaccgcgggaagggaaagggggaggggtagaggaaacgctaatgctgctgcacagggaacgcAGCCAgatggaccgcgggaagggaaagagggtggggggaaggagggcttcgagggagccggctgtcggcggagggcataAGCGGGCCCAGGACGGACTTGCTCCAGCTCTACAATCCTGTCCCTTAAATTCCCTGGCCGCCtaagttattttaatttgaaatctgccgccgTCGCCGCGACTCCTCTTTCATCTTCcaacataatataagtgcagctcatgagaggagctgcggcgacggctttgaaaacggctcccttagttctttgctggatttttttttttaagtttaaagctgccgccgtggctcctctcacgattccagcctgtgtcagagaaggcttccgacgcaggcgggatcgtgagaggagccgcgtcggcatctttaaacttaaaacaaaatccagcaaagaactaagggagtcgTTTTATgtgcatgctgctacgaaggaacaggtgagggggagggaaatgctgatgctgatgcacagggagcaggcaggcatggcagggggcacacagcaatcatgggcaggggatcacagagcaggcaggcatggctcaacaaggggagagggaaagggggctgctttggggtgaggggtttgctgggccagacagcaatcatagggggcaaacagaagggggccacggagcaggcaggcatagcacaaaagggggcaggggcattgggaaacggggctgctttggggggaagggtgtgctgggggcacacaccaatcatggcggggaagagaagggggccacagagaaatAGGCAGGCTtggcgcaatggagaaatacaggcaggcagggcgcaaggcagggacacagacagaaaaaatgacagacagacagcatccaagcacagagagagaaaggaaaaaaaaaaccagtcgtctactctagcacccattggacagggggagaacgaaagagatgctgatggacaggggggttgaagaaaaaggaacggaggactaatgttggacagggggagaaggaaagaggtgctgctggacaggggggaggtaaaacaaagggagaagggctgctgctgcataaggagagcagttaaggggtggtggtggacacaggggaggtaaacggaagggaaaatggacagggggagcaggcatggggtggtgatggacagccaaggaaaaagaaaggcagaatgaaaaaagcggctaaggagagataaagaaataaagacagacacacatacatatgttctagcacccgttaatgtaacgggcttaaagactagtaagataTGTTTATataagtataaaagaataaatttactATATCTTTGTCCTGGATCTAAAGTTGTATTTACCTGTATTTTagaaccaaaacaaaaaatttacccccaccccacccctttttacaaaactgtagagtgatTTTTAGCGCTGGTAACACTACGAGGGTGGGGGGTGTTAAAGCTTAGCAGTCCTTTCATCAAgatgtggtaggggtttaacgcgcgtaataccgtgcgttaaaccgcctgccgcgctagccactaatgcctgcattgagcaggcgttagttttttagctggctgcgggggttagcgcgtgatgaaatgtctgacgcgtaAACGCGGCTTGATAACAGGACCCCTTAATATCTAGGATTGctagattttccaatcagaaaatccagaTCCGCCCCAGGCCCGCTCAGTTCCTCCCATCCCCACCCTACTCccacccccagtcctgccctagccccgccccctgctcTCGTCGAGCAGGGAGGACGTCCGTGCATGCGtgtgtgcatgtgacatcatcgcatggcacatgcacggacttcctgtctgatgcaatttgaggaggcttttcaaaacctgggttttgaaaagccatacggacccccagacgtctggtaaccctactaataTCAAGAAAATCAGAGTTGGAGTCAGACAGTAGAAAAAAAGAGGCGTCAAACTCGAAGGTTTTATGTACCAGTTCCAGAGCCCTGATAAAGACAATTCAGACTGCATGAACCCAACAGCTCCAAATGATAGCCTCTGACTCCGTTTCTTAGCTGTAAACTTACTGCTGGCCCAGTAGCTTCTGCTATAAATCTTCTGTACAGAGCAAATCCCATGTCTGTTCCAactagaaggggggagagagacgcAAAAGTCAGTATTCAACAAAACTGTAAGTTGTTTTTGCTGCTAAATGCTTTGGCCCCGATAGTCAAAGTTGGCGATTTGTACTTATATCCCGCATAATCCAAAGTTCACAATAAAATCATCATAAAACATGAGCACATCAAAAGCACAGGTTGTCTCAGCTTTCCAAAACTAGCAGCAGTTTCCCAACACTAATATTTATGAAGGAACACCAAAACCACGCGTAAACAAAATGGTCTTAAGCTCGTTCTTAAATAACCCCAAACTAGACAGAGCATGGGCCCCTGATGATATAGTCCAAAATTTAGGACCAGCTGCTTTAAATAAAGACTTTCTATCAACCTCCAACCACACAAAATGATggtgtagggcaggggtaggcaattccggtcctcgagagccggagccaggtcaggttttcagatctccaccatgaatatgtaggacagtgattcccaaccctgtcctggaggaacaccaggccaatcgggttttcaggctagccctaatgaatatgcatgagagagatttgcatatgatagaagtgataggcatgcaaatttgcttcatgcatattcattagggctagcctgaaaacccgattggcctggtgttcctccaggacagggttgggaaccactgatgtaggagatggatttgcatgcactgcctccttgagatgcaaatctatctcatgcatatttattgtggatattctgaaagctgacctggctccggctctcaaggaccggaattgcttacccctggactagatcaggggtaggcaattccggtcctcgagagccggagccaggtcaggttttcaagatcaccacaatgaatatgtaggagatggatttgcatgcactgcctccttgagatgcaaatctatctcatgcatatttattgtggatatcctgaaaacctgacctagctccggctctcaaggactggagttgcctaccACGGGTGTAGGGGATGGGGAATTCTCTTTGAATGGGATGACATTTCCCCTGCTAAGCACCCTTTTTACACAGGAAATTTTTAAAGCAGCTAAAGATACTTTTCTGTACTGACATCTGTGCTAAATACAATGCATGCACTCGTGAGGGTGATTTGTAGCACACACTTGGTACAATTTAGGGCATAAGACACGATATCACATTTTAGCATGCACAGAAATTTCTTCTGTGCATTGCTCCTCCGATAaacatatgttaaaaaaaagaggaaaattcaTCTAGTTGAACGCATTCCAGACGGGATCTAAGACATGCCCACACTGCCCTAAAAGAGAGAATTTGGGAGTTGTCCTTCATGTCTTTCAGGTTGGAAGGGAGGAGATGGATCGGTGGAACAGTAGATTCTTGAGACACTGCGTATAACTGCAGAACATTTTCCAAAGGGGGGGGGTATTTTCAAACCACAGGGTGAGCTTTCATTGAAAACTATACTCGAATATTGGTGAACTCACCTACAAGAATGATGAACAGCAATCGAAAGACTCCAAACAAGGGCACCATTTCCTTAAAATTCTGGAAGACAAGAGGGGGAAACAATTTTAAATAACCAATCCTGAGACCGCCATCGCAAGAAACTTGAAACACAAGTTATTGTATACATTGATTATGAATGTGTATGTAAGCCATCTTGGTTGATTTTCAGGAAGGTGGCatatacatatttttaaaataagttaATAAAATATGCATAATAGACATTTTAGATCTAAACGAACCAATATGAAAGCATTGGGTCACGACAGCTTTCGAACAAAGTAGAATTAGAAGAGCTCCCTTAATCTTTGGGGGTATCCTTACCACAATAACATTCATAAAATATCCTCCCATCAGGGCGTAGACCCCTCCTGAAGCACCTACAAGACCCATAAGAGGATCAAAGATGGAGCTGGCCAAGGAACCTGTGAATGCAGAAAATTAAAAGCCTGAGGAAGTTTTCGTTAAAAATATTACAAATAAAGTGGCAGTTCAAGCTTTACTTTACGAAACTTTCTGATCACCACTGTCAAACCACATTAATCAGTTCACCACCACGAATGCACCAAAATGTGATATTCTTTAGTGGTCTGGGTTAAATTTTCCGGTGCCCACAGCTTCAAGATTCATAGACATCTAGGATGTAATTAAGCCGCAGTCCAGTTCCGCGTCCTTTTGAGTCGGTGTTAAGTTTTACTGCTTACGACTTACATTTGGCTATTTTTATATATCTGTTGTTCATCAGTTTAATGAAGCACATGTACTAAGATTATGtaggacccctgatgcaggcaaacgTGCTGAAATGCATCCCGTGTCAGGTTTCTGTTCCAATTTGATGTATTATCCTGTATCTttctgttaacactgtactctctctagacacgacttcactgtaaaccgtttcgaacttagggtatagtggtatataagaaataaaattattattattatatgttggaCTCTTATAAAGTCCATTTGCCAGTTTGATTATTTTGGTCATGTCTGCTCTTTTTGTACTGTAAAACTACCATTATTTGGGGaaaaaatgtgtgtgggggggttccagcTCACTGTTAATGACATCACAGCGATATAGACTTTTGCCTGGGGACCAATGCTATCACAAGCTCCATCCAAAGCTGTAAACTGATCGCAAAGAACTTCCCAAAGTGACTGGAGTAGGGTTACCTAGATCCAGGCCCTCCCAGTTGCATCCATCCCCACCCCGTTacgccccaatcctgccctagccccgcccccgaggaagcttttcaaaacctggacaaagtgccgggttttgaaaagccatccaaacccccggacatgtcctcataaaggaggacatgtctggggaatccggacgtctggtaatcctagacTGAAGGTGTGTTTTAAAGCTGGGGATGAATAGTTTGAACATTCATACTGACTGCAAAAGTCTGATATATTAATTATACCATTTGAATGGCACTTATTTTACTCTAGATAAGTTATGtccttgttttattttatttttttaatctctatTTTACTGTAAAACTTATTTGATAAACAgtttatcaaaaataaagaaacttgaaactaggtCTGGCGTCTCCATAGCTCAGGGCCCTGAACTGAGACAGTGGAATTACGTGAATGATCGAGAAATCTTTCTCTGAATGAAGGAACTACTAGCCGATTTTGATTGAGAGATCTTCGTATTCCTCTGAGCTTCAGGGCATTTATTACAGCATCATTGCTACCGCAGCCTTGTCAGTGGGGCCCTCAGGTGGCATGGGCAGGGGAATAACTCATGGGCCTGAACAAAATTTACATCAATCTTGGATTTGGAAAAATGCGAGTAATAAATCTAATATCCTCCCCCATTCTTTGTCTCTCTTATCTTTCTATATACaccatctttgcttacaccctgTCTACTAAATGTTTTATCACATATTATGTTGGCATTGTAATGTAGAATACCATGCCACACTTTgtattgtaatttgaatatttttactgctgtaattgttgcTTATGTTTGACGTATTCTTGCTGTACGCTGAGTTTgcgtgaattccttcaaaaaggctgTGAATAAATCCTAATAATTAGAACAACATTAACGATTCAGAAACAAATCACTTTCCAAAAGGCTTAGAGGGGCAGATAAATTGCCCGGAAGGCCAAGTCAAGACAAAAGGTAGGATAATGAAAGCATACAAACCTCCGATGACCCCTGCGAGGTAGACCAGCCCAATCCGAAGGCCCTTATGAACCAGCTCCAAGGGGATGCCCAGCACGAGCTGCAGAAACAGGTTTCCCAATATGTGCTGAACTCTGCAAGAGAGCACACCCCACCCCCCAGGAATTAAGCATCTTCGCAGCTAGGGAGCACACCAATATCACGCCTAATGAAAGAAGCGCGAGGAGCACGGAGAACGCTCTGTTTCTCTTTGAGCTAAAGAGTTCCTAGCCTTCACGGAAGACCATTCTGCAGCAAAAAGAATGTTAACAGTGAGTAATTAATTCACGGAAAGGGTCCAGCCCAGAAAGAATGGTTCTGATGCATGGTAATGCAGTTCTACAGCAATCTGGATTTAGGTGGCAGCTCGATTTTGGATATCTGTGCCATCTTGCATGAGTTCCTGCAGTTTGTACAGAAAAATGTACTTGCAGCTATGCATTCTCCGGTCGAATGGTGGCCATGATTGTGATTAGTAGCACAAATTTACACCCCCTCCAAAGAAGGCGTAAACGTCTATTTGTATTCTactacagtgtatcgcaaactgtggtACGGAGAGATTCAGGGTGTGCCATGAGACGCCAGCAAGAAGGAGAGGTGCCGGGTAACTATCTACAGCAAGCGGCAGGGTCTATAAGCAATCAGTCGGCGCTGGCACCTTTCCATCCAGG encodes:
- the RHBDL2 gene encoding rhomboid-related protein 2 isoform X1 — translated: MEEESMNRGSDEKAEDEEAPEDERPCQACAWCDKVHRSISKWMLPEDSRDTYLERANCIPPPIFIISISIAELAVFIYYAVWMPQKQWITLSEGVWNSPFTYRPDKREEAWRFISYMLVHAGVQHILGNLFLQLVLGIPLELVHKGLRIGLVYLAGVIGGSLASSIFDPLMGLVGASGGVYALMGGYFMNVIVNFKEMVPLFGVFRLLFIILVVGTDMGFALYRRFIAEATGPAVSFVAHIAGGMAGMTIGYVVFSSFDKNLIKDPRFWIALAAYFICVLFAIFFNIFLSPAP
- the RHBDL2 gene encoding rhomboid-related protein 2 isoform X2, which gives rise to MEEESMNRGSDEKAEDEEAPEDERPCQACAWCDKVHRSISKWMLPEDSRDTYLERANCIPPPIFIISISIAELAVFIYYAVWMPQKQWITLSEGVWNSPFTYRPDKREEAWRFISYMLVHAGVQHILGNLFLQLVLGIPLELVHKGLRIGLVYLAGVIGGSLASSIFDPLMGLVGASGGVYALMGGYFMNVIVNFKEMVPLFGVFRLLFIILVVGTDMGFALYRRFIAEATGPAVSLQLRNGVRGYHLELLGSCSLNCLYQGSGTGLLCGPHCWWYGWNDHWLRGLQQL